In Novosphingobium resinovorum, the following are encoded in one genomic region:
- a CDS encoding zinc-binding dehydrogenase has translation MATYQAVQLAQFGESFREAARIVDLDLRDPAPGELRVRNRYAGVNGIFDTQIARNAVDYVKIGLPTLTGVEALGVVEAVGEGVTDFAPGDAVVTTRFPGGYRQYNIAPQGHFVKVADDSPEWLALASTGVSAWMALFHVGQAKPGEVVAISAAAGGLGHLIVQLAALKGCEVVAVCGGPVKSDFARSLGAARVIDYRSESVPEVLAREYPNRLDVAIDTVSGEIFDAFLDNVAPHGRVVVGGAASDLEGRPEIVTAPRIAHKLYYKGASVRGFMNGLLAEFWPPAREDVFALYNEGKLKVCFDEERFLGLPGVFDAVERLLSGRSMGKVIVDLR, from the coding sequence ATGGCGACCTATCAGGCGGTCCAGCTCGCGCAGTTCGGCGAGAGTTTCCGCGAGGCGGCGCGCATCGTCGACCTCGACTTGCGCGATCCGGCGCCGGGCGAATTGCGTGTGCGCAATCGGTACGCGGGCGTGAACGGTATCTTCGATACGCAAATTGCCCGCAACGCGGTGGACTACGTGAAGATCGGCCTGCCGACTCTGACCGGCGTGGAGGCGCTGGGCGTGGTCGAGGCAGTGGGCGAGGGCGTGACCGACTTCGCCCCCGGCGACGCTGTAGTGACCACGCGCTTTCCCGGCGGTTATCGCCAGTACAACATCGCGCCGCAGGGCCACTTCGTGAAAGTGGCGGATGACAGCCCCGAATGGCTGGCGCTCGCCTCCACCGGCGTGTCGGCGTGGATGGCGCTGTTCCATGTGGGGCAGGCGAAGCCGGGCGAAGTCGTCGCGATTTCCGCCGCTGCGGGCGGTCTCGGCCACCTGATCGTCCAGCTTGCGGCGCTCAAGGGCTGCGAGGTGGTCGCGGTCTGCGGCGGGCCGGTGAAGTCGGACTTCGCGCGCAGCCTCGGCGCGGCGCGGGTGATCGACTATCGTTCGGAGTCGGTGCCGGAAGTGCTGGCGCGCGAATATCCCAATCGGCTGGACGTGGCGATCGACACGGTTTCGGGCGAAATCTTCGACGCCTTCCTCGACAACGTGGCGCCGCATGGGCGCGTGGTCGTCGGCGGCGCGGCCTCTGACCTCGAAGGGAGGCCGGAGATCGTCACCGCCCCGCGCATCGCGCACAAGCTCTACTACAAGGGGGCTTCGGTGCGCGGCTTCATGAACGGACTGCTGGCCGAGTTCTGGCCGCCCGCGCGCGAAGACGTGTTCGCGCTTTACAACGAGGGCAAGCTGAAGGTGTGCTTCGACGAGGAGCGCTTCCTCGGCCTCCCCGGCGTGTTCGATGCCGTGGAGCGCCTGCTTTCGGGCCGCTCGATGGGCAAGGTCATCGTGGACTTGCGATAG
- a CDS encoding TonB-dependent receptor: protein MMNARILLAAGVSLAALVPGAAHAQVEDIVVTARKEKETLQEVPISVAAFDQDMIARYDISDLEDIAKRTPNFTFSNNLGMFGGVPVIRGIGAPRTGSNASVGLFIDGVDTGNAGGISLQSFDVERIEVVRGPQSTQFGRGVLAGAINYVSRRPNLDKIEAEFGGEIAEYGLYRVESRVSGPVADGLAFSLAAQRRSFDGFYDDANTGDDMGNSDSTAVIGGIRAQFGAEKQAELYVRLAYSDEHIGQPAWHQVATNTQTGTLASQRWYVGTLKGDPDKLGSNAADYGNIDLKYYRAAAHFNYDFGGAAFSSISAYNRSHQLQDVDSDFTANPDLISGSTLLGNFRSALDVHVEDFSQELRLQSSGTGPFKWLIGGYFRKENYSSDDYSPTAAQGSSSVLAPTPNVLTRDTKTYGVFGSLSYEITPGLTVSQELRYSQDKIFETSQPRAATTAGSFGATFRNWLPRTIVEWQATPDHMLYASVAKGNKPGGFNNAAGTGFSAVPDEYIAYDEEQMWSYEAGFKTAWFDRKLTFNASVFHLEWSDIQVNSQVTVNGYPVGITLNGGKARGTGAEMDFHFQPNPGWEVYGGLGYAPIRILDYVDTRVRNAGITTDGKDQLAGSPDWTGNAGVIHNIELEDVGTLFLQGDVSYRSTTYATEANLAETGSKTTVDVQVGLRRPGIRASLYVNNLLDDKAVQSARAYVNPTNYARSFIVQLPNRRQVGLRLSLKY from the coding sequence ATGATGAATGCCAGGATCCTGCTAGCCGCAGGAGTATCGCTCGCCGCGCTCGTCCCAGGCGCGGCCCATGCGCAAGTCGAGGACATCGTCGTCACCGCGCGCAAGGAAAAGGAAACGCTGCAGGAGGTGCCGATCTCGGTCGCCGCCTTCGACCAGGACATGATCGCACGCTACGATATCTCCGACCTCGAGGACATCGCCAAGCGCACGCCGAACTTTACCTTCTCCAACAACCTCGGCATGTTCGGCGGTGTCCCGGTGATCCGCGGCATCGGCGCGCCGCGCACCGGCAGCAACGCCTCGGTCGGCCTGTTCATCGACGGCGTCGACACCGGCAACGCGGGCGGCATCAGCCTGCAGTCCTTCGACGTCGAGCGCATCGAAGTCGTTCGCGGCCCGCAGAGCACCCAGTTCGGGCGCGGCGTGCTGGCGGGCGCGATCAACTACGTCTCGCGCCGCCCCAACCTCGACAAGATCGAGGCCGAGTTCGGCGGCGAGATCGCGGAATACGGCCTATACCGCGTGGAAAGCCGCGTCAGCGGCCCGGTCGCGGATGGCCTGGCGTTCTCGCTCGCCGCGCAGCGCCGCAGCTTCGACGGCTTCTATGACGATGCCAATACCGGCGACGACATGGGCAATTCGGACAGCACCGCCGTGATCGGCGGCATCCGCGCCCAGTTCGGTGCCGAGAAGCAGGCCGAACTCTACGTCCGCCTCGCCTACAGCGACGAACACATCGGCCAGCCCGCCTGGCATCAGGTGGCGACCAACACCCAGACCGGCACGCTCGCCAGCCAGCGCTGGTATGTCGGCACGCTGAAGGGCGATCCCGACAAGCTGGGCAGCAACGCCGCCGATTACGGCAACATCGACCTCAAGTATTACCGCGCCGCCGCGCACTTCAACTACGACTTCGGCGGCGCCGCATTCTCGTCGATCTCCGCCTACAACCGCAGCCATCAGCTTCAGGACGTGGACTCCGACTTCACCGCCAATCCCGACCTGATTTCGGGCTCGACTCTGCTCGGCAACTTCCGCAGCGCGCTGGACGTCCATGTCGAGGATTTCAGCCAGGAACTGCGCCTGCAGTCATCGGGCACCGGTCCGTTCAAGTGGCTGATCGGCGGCTACTTCCGCAAAGAAAACTACTCCAGCGACGACTACTCCCCGACCGCCGCGCAAGGCTCGTCCAGTGTGCTGGCCCCGACGCCCAACGTGCTCACGCGCGATACGAAGACCTACGGCGTGTTCGGCTCGCTCAGCTACGAGATCACGCCCGGGCTGACGGTGTCGCAGGAGCTGCGCTATTCGCAGGACAAGATCTTCGAAACCTCTCAGCCGCGCGCGGCGACGACCGCAGGTTCCTTCGGCGCGACGTTCAGGAACTGGCTGCCGCGCACCATCGTCGAATGGCAGGCGACGCCCGACCACATGCTCTACGCCAGCGTCGCCAAGGGCAACAAGCCGGGTGGCTTCAACAACGCGGCGGGCACCGGCTTCAGCGCCGTGCCGGACGAATACATCGCCTATGATGAAGAGCAGATGTGGAGCTACGAAGCGGGCTTCAAGACCGCCTGGTTCGATCGCAAGCTGACCTTCAACGCCTCGGTCTTCCACCTCGAATGGTCGGACATCCAGGTCAACTCGCAAGTCACCGTCAACGGCTATCCGGTGGGCATCACGCTCAACGGCGGCAAGGCGCGCGGCACCGGCGCCGAGATGGACTTCCACTTCCAGCCGAACCCCGGCTGGGAAGTCTACGGCGGCCTCGGCTACGCGCCGATCCGCATCCTCGACTACGTGGATACCCGCGTGCGCAATGCCGGGATCACGACCGACGGCAAGGACCAGCTCGCGGGCAGTCCCGACTGGACCGGCAATGCGGGCGTGATCCACAACATCGAACTGGAGGACGTGGGCACCCTGTTCCTGCAGGGCGACGTCAGCTACCGCAGCACCACGTACGCCACCGAGGCGAACCTGGCGGAGACCGGCTCGAAGACCACGGTGGACGTACAGGTCGGCCTGCGCCGCCCCGGCATCCGCGCCTCGCTCTATGTGAACAACCTGCTGGACGACAAGGCGGTGCAATCCGCCCGCGCATACGTGAACCCGACCAATTACGCGCGCAGCTTCATCGTGCAGCTGCCCAACCGCCGACAGGTCGGCCTGCGGCTATCGCTGAAGTACTGA
- a CDS encoding flavin monoamine oxidase family protein has protein sequence MTRELSRRTLLATGMVAAAAAYLPRMAFAAEKTDVVVIGAGLAGLNAALLLAENGCRVTVLEAGRRIGGRVFTSTEIEGHPEHGASQIGRSYARVLDRCEALGVKLAQGSNIYDNYAISLDGQLIRPGQWENHPLNRTIGAERGVVPFALGSYYLAKTYPWNTMDGWASPEALANYDVSEADYLRRVGASPAALDLVARGYGDGDLDAISALTLMQEMGRAKFEGNGVPTSAKQDRFQQASFLSYRILGGSSRLADAMADALKGAVLTGKQVTAIDMTDTGATVTCGDGSSYKADYVVSALPFTALRKVAVTPALTGGQADAVKLMPYSGQNQVWLRVKAPYWEQDGIEGSMWTDGPVSLLRQSIAPDGSRDSAVAITSGVKGDALDRIPAKERGEYVLSELARMRPSTKGKLEVLGVFSWKLDPLIHGCRHGYHPGQMKAFRPTMAQQHARMHFAGEHTRLMEVGMESAMETGERAALEILDRI, from the coding sequence TTGACACGCGAACTTTCCCGTCGGACCCTGCTCGCCACCGGCATGGTGGCTGCGGCCGCCGCCTACTTGCCCCGCATGGCCTTCGCCGCCGAGAAGACCGACGTGGTGGTCATCGGCGCCGGTCTCGCCGGGCTCAATGCGGCGCTGCTACTCGCCGAAAATGGCTGCCGTGTGACGGTGCTCGAAGCCGGGAGGCGCATCGGCGGCCGCGTCTTCACCTCGACCGAGATCGAAGGCCATCCCGAGCACGGCGCATCACAGATCGGCCGTTCCTACGCCCGCGTCCTCGACCGCTGCGAGGCGCTGGGGGTGAAGCTGGCACAAGGCTCCAACATCTACGACAACTATGCGATCTCCCTCGACGGGCAGTTGATCCGACCGGGACAGTGGGAGAACCACCCGCTGAACAGGACGATCGGCGCGGAGCGCGGCGTCGTGCCTTTCGCGCTCGGCAGCTACTACCTCGCCAAGACCTACCCGTGGAACACGATGGACGGCTGGGCCTCACCCGAGGCTCTGGCGAACTACGACGTTTCCGAGGCCGACTACCTGCGCCGCGTGGGCGCATCGCCCGCCGCGCTCGACCTCGTCGCGCGCGGCTATGGCGACGGCGATCTCGATGCGATTTCCGCGCTGACGCTCATGCAGGAAATGGGCCGCGCCAAGTTCGAGGGGAACGGCGTGCCGACCTCGGCCAAGCAGGACCGGTTCCAGCAGGCCTCGTTCCTGTCCTACCGCATCCTCGGCGGGTCCTCGCGCCTGGCCGACGCCATGGCCGATGCCCTCAAGGGCGCGGTGCTGACCGGCAAGCAGGTCACCGCCATCGACATGACGGACACCGGCGCGACGGTCACGTGCGGCGACGGCTCCAGCTACAAGGCGGACTACGTGGTCTCTGCCCTGCCCTTCACCGCACTGCGCAAGGTCGCGGTCACGCCTGCGCTCACCGGCGGGCAGGCGGACGCAGTCAAGCTCATGCCCTACAGCGGCCAGAACCAGGTCTGGCTGCGCGTCAAGGCGCCTTACTGGGAGCAGGACGGCATCGAGGGCTCGATGTGGACCGACGGCCCGGTCAGCCTGCTGCGCCAGTCGATCGCGCCCGACGGCTCGCGCGACAGCGCCGTCGCCATCACCAGCGGCGTCAAGGGCGACGCGCTCGACCGCATCCCGGCCAAGGAGCGCGGCGAATATGTCCTCTCCGAACTGGCGCGGATGCGGCCCTCGACCAAGGGCAAGCTGGAAGTGCTCGGCGTCTTCTCGTGGAAGCTCGACCCGCTGATCCACGGCTGCCGCCACGGCTATCATCCGGGCCAGATGAAGGCCTTCCGCCCGACAATGGCCCAGCAGCACGCCCGGATGCACTTCGCGGGCGAGCATACGCGCCTGATGGAAGTGGGCATGGAATCGGCGATGGAAACCGGAGAGCGCGCCGCGCTCGAAATCCTCGACCGCATCTGA
- a CDS encoding LytTR family DNA-binding domain-containing protein, which translates to MAGHRMFTRGFWLSDEPLLLGLNPRQLCVHFIGVPVFLGFVAGWPQAGRTVAWPKEHAIAFWIGLSMCGWWANDIVTRALARPLRGAGMPLWATLMVGVVVASLPSDMALKLWVHAYLGMFPDLPMTRPMPQIRLDAVLFFKTHIYGYIEWPLINLMLFHFWKMPCYGYRPSIETGHAPSSVESVLPFMTKVPVTLRGEVLALSAEQHYLRVHTSAGNALILYRLSQAVSELGGRGLQVHRSFWVASGAVVRVAGSAGAPRLVLRDGLEVPVSRSFRQTVQQAGFLQAAPSGLVPSGAF; encoded by the coding sequence ATGGCAGGTCACCGCATGTTCACGAGGGGTTTCTGGCTTTCGGACGAGCCGCTGCTGCTCGGCCTCAATCCGCGCCAGCTCTGCGTCCACTTCATCGGGGTGCCGGTGTTCCTCGGCTTCGTCGCCGGATGGCCTCAAGCGGGGCGCACGGTCGCCTGGCCCAAGGAACATGCGATCGCGTTCTGGATCGGCCTGTCGATGTGCGGCTGGTGGGCGAACGACATCGTTACCCGCGCGCTGGCGAGGCCGCTGCGCGGCGCGGGGATGCCGCTCTGGGCGACGCTGATGGTCGGGGTGGTGGTGGCTTCGCTGCCGTCCGACATGGCGCTCAAGCTATGGGTTCACGCCTATCTCGGCATGTTCCCGGACTTGCCGATGACGCGTCCGATGCCGCAGATCCGGCTGGATGCGGTGCTGTTCTTCAAGACGCACATCTACGGCTATATCGAGTGGCCGCTGATCAACCTGATGCTCTTCCACTTCTGGAAGATGCCCTGCTACGGCTACCGGCCGAGCATCGAGACAGGCCACGCACCCAGCAGCGTCGAGAGCGTGCTGCCGTTCATGACGAAAGTGCCGGTGACCCTGCGCGGCGAAGTGCTCGCGCTCTCGGCCGAGCAGCATTACCTGCGCGTCCACACCAGCGCGGGCAATGCGCTGATCCTCTATCGCCTGTCGCAGGCGGTCAGCGAACTGGGCGGGAGGGGCCTGCAGGTCCACCGCAGCTTCTGGGTAGCCTCGGGCGCGGTGGTCCGGGTGGCAGGCAGTGCAGGCGCACCCCGGCTGGTGCTGCGGGACGGGCTGGAAGTGCCGGTCAGCCGGTCGTTTCGCCAGACGGTGCAGCAGGCAGGCTTCCTGCAGGCTGCACCATCAGGGCTCGTTCCTTCAGGGGCGTTCTGA
- a CDS encoding MFS transporter — protein sequence MSEAVRPAADARDGEFARGWKIVLAATLGVGLGLSPMPVYTLGMLAPQLSAAFGWSIAEVMGVMSVTTLTVVLSAPLTGALTNRFGARGVALCSVVLFGLGVLSLALSSGSILGFYLTWGFIALGGAGTLPITWTRLVNEHFQRNKGLALGLAMMGSGLFGIFAKPYVRWLIEQWGWRGAFVGLGLLPLVLALPAAFIWFRAPKSRVDEPAAAPVPMGGMTTAQAVRDWRFWLLAVALVPISFALGGAVPNMEGILRAGKLDSGTIASLTPLIGLSAIIGRLVGGWLLDRFWAPMIGTILLALPGLSYWSLMGGTIDPQAAGISIFLIGFALGIEYDFIAFIVARYFGMKHYGTIYGWLYIPFAIGAGFAAPVFGHDFDVNGSYVLSLSCSAIALLTCAGALLLLGPYRTFEASERP from the coding sequence GTGAGCGAGGCGGTGAGGCCGGCGGCCGACGCCCGCGACGGCGAATTCGCCCGGGGATGGAAGATCGTGCTGGCCGCCACCCTTGGTGTCGGCCTCGGCCTTTCCCCCATGCCGGTCTACACCCTGGGGATGCTGGCCCCCCAGCTTTCAGCCGCCTTCGGGTGGTCGATCGCGGAGGTCATGGGCGTCATGTCCGTCACGACCCTCACCGTCGTGCTTTCCGCGCCGCTGACCGGGGCGCTCACCAACCGGTTCGGCGCGCGAGGCGTCGCGCTGTGCTCTGTGGTATTGTTCGGCCTCGGCGTGCTGTCGCTGGCGTTGTCCTCCGGGTCGATCCTCGGCTTCTACCTCACCTGGGGCTTCATCGCGCTGGGCGGCGCGGGAACGCTGCCGATCACCTGGACCCGCCTCGTCAACGAGCACTTCCAGCGCAACAAGGGCCTTGCCCTCGGCCTTGCCATGATGGGCTCGGGGCTGTTCGGCATCTTCGCCAAGCCCTATGTGCGCTGGCTGATCGAACAGTGGGGCTGGCGCGGCGCCTTCGTCGGGCTCGGCCTGCTGCCGCTGGTGCTGGCCCTGCCCGCCGCCTTCATCTGGTTCCGCGCGCCCAAATCCCGCGTGGATGAACCCGCCGCCGCCCCCGTCCCGATGGGCGGCATGACGACCGCGCAGGCGGTGCGCGACTGGCGCTTCTGGCTGCTGGCCGTGGCGCTGGTGCCGATCTCCTTCGCGCTCGGCGGTGCGGTCCCCAACATGGAAGGCATCCTGCGCGCCGGGAAGCTGGATAGCGGCACGATCGCCTCGCTCACGCCGCTCATCGGCCTGTCCGCGATCATCGGACGGCTCGTCGGCGGCTGGCTGCTCGACCGCTTCTGGGCGCCGATGATCGGCACCATCCTGCTCGCGCTGCCCGGCCTGTCCTACTGGAGCCTCATGGGCGGGACCATCGACCCGCAGGCGGCAGGCATCTCGATCTTCCTGATCGGCTTCGCGCTGGGCATCGAGTACGATTTCATCGCCTTCATCGTCGCCCGCTATTTCGGGATGAAGCACTACGGCACGATCTATGGCTGGCTCTACATCCCCTTCGCGATCGGCGCCGGGTTCGCCGCGCCGGTGTTCGGGCACGATTTCGACGTCAACGGCAGCTATGTCCTGTCACTGAGCTGTTCGGCGATAGCCTTGCTGACCTGCGCCGGTGCGCTACTCCTGCTCGGCCCCTACCGCACGTTCGAGGCGTCAGAACGCCCCTGA
- a CDS encoding c-type cytochrome, giving the protein MKALRGLAATLPLTGLAMTMSLFVAVAPASAQTANAQAGKRLFMRCQACHSTAAGQPNKVGPNLNGFIGKKAASRPGFRYSPALTKSSVKWDDKSLNAWLERPSKLVPGTTMAFPGIAKPEDRAALIAWLKTATK; this is encoded by the coding sequence ATGAAAGCGCTTCGCGGCCTGGCCGCAACTCTTCCGCTTACAGGTCTGGCCATGACCATGAGCCTGTTCGTGGCCGTAGCCCCCGCCTCGGCCCAGACGGCGAATGCACAGGCGGGCAAGCGCCTGTTCATGCGCTGCCAGGCCTGCCACTCGACGGCAGCGGGCCAGCCCAACAAGGTCGGCCCCAACCTTAACGGTTTCATCGGCAAGAAGGCTGCGAGCCGCCCCGGCTTCCGCTATTCGCCTGCTCTGACCAAGAGCAGCGTCAAGTGGGACGACAAGTCGCTCAACGCCTGGCTTGAACGGCCGAGCAAGCTGGTTCCCGGCACCACCATGGCTTTCCCCGGCATCGCCAAGCCGGAAGATCGCGCCGCCCTGATCGCCTGGCTCAAGACCGCGACGAAGTGA
- a CDS encoding DUF1330 domain-containing protein, whose product MAAYIVATVVITDAEKFGAYVKAIAGLSEKHGGEYLVRGKVSEVLEGDVNPDERVVVSRFETEEAALAYAKSPEYKAGAEKFACSEFSNGNREGRPHRGRPSHLVHRQADRISANHPTHTVISYMDHARVVIL is encoded by the coding sequence GTGGCAGCATATATCGTAGCAACCGTGGTCATCACCGACGCCGAGAAGTTCGGCGCCTACGTCAAGGCCATCGCCGGTCTCAGCGAAAAGCACGGCGGCGAATACCTCGTGCGCGGCAAGGTGAGCGAAGTGCTCGAAGGCGACGTCAATCCCGACGAGCGCGTGGTCGTCTCGCGCTTCGAGACCGAGGAAGCCGCCCTCGCCTATGCCAAGAGCCCGGAATACAAGGCCGGTGCCGAGAAATTCGCCTGCAGCGAATTTTCAAACGGAAACCGCGAAGGCCGTCCGCATCGCGGGCGGCCTTCGCATTTGGTTCATCGGCAGGCGGATAGAATATCGGCGAACCATCCGACCCACACAGTGATCAGCTATATGGATCATGCGCGGGTAGTGATTTTATGA
- a CDS encoding cupin domain-containing protein, whose protein sequence is MKRFIPILAAAFLSGACSAADRPAPTPSPVSPLSPGAEAFRVLHMYGGDDGESHLEIKDLPRTGGVPGKSVQTRLYATDVEIGDALPGDFIDYHGVSTPRFLIVLSGQLEVGFGDGSKHVLSKGDIVLADDVTGRGHTSRTIGTEPVRILTVRLPKENSFQPKLNPCPEGVPAEQCVSARLTGRQTGAPPSDKK, encoded by the coding sequence ATGAAGCGCTTCATCCCCATCCTTGCAGCAGCGTTCCTCTCGGGCGCCTGTTCCGCCGCCGACCGCCCCGCCCCCACACCGTCGCCGGTCTCGCCGCTATCGCCGGGGGCCGAGGCGTTCCGCGTGCTTCACATGTACGGCGGCGACGACGGCGAATCTCACCTCGAGATCAAGGACCTGCCGCGCACCGGCGGCGTCCCCGGCAAGAGCGTCCAGACCCGCCTCTACGCCACCGACGTGGAGATCGGCGACGCGCTGCCCGGAGACTTCATCGATTATCACGGCGTATCGACGCCGCGCTTCCTGATCGTCCTGTCGGGCCAGCTGGAAGTCGGCTTCGGCGACGGATCGAAGCACGTACTGTCCAAAGGCGACATCGTGCTCGCCGACGACGTGACCGGGCGCGGCCACACCTCGCGCACAATCGGCACCGAGCCGGTGCGCATCCTCACGGTGCGGTTGCCCAAAGAAAACAGCTTCCAGCCCAAGCTCAATCCGTGCCCTGAAGGCGTACCTGCCGAGCAGTGCGTCAGCGCCCGCCTCACCGGCCGGCAAACGGGCGCGCCGCCCTCCGACAAGAAGTAA
- a CDS encoding LLM class flavin-dependent oxidoreductase translates to MSLEILGVLLHRNASEISRGGGPAFDVDMIEKMARAFDENDFDRVLILQNSFAPDPFAIANYAAAVTEKLAFMVAHRPGFIAPTMAARMFATLDNLSGGRAGVHVITGANDTELECDGDFHTKEERYHRSAEYVEIMRKVWSSGTPVDHNGTYYRFNKALSELKPVGGGAIPVYWGGSSPLALEKGAEVADVYAIGGLKPLDQMASTVAQIRDAWARTGRPVRIQTSVRVIVGETEDAAWRAAADVVEALRETALEQQRKIAGSDEALSTGMRLDPKLATTKGGSGREELEAIAGGKDLLDKRLWTGITKASVSFSTPMLPPALVGTAEQVADAMMDYYAMGITGFLMRGFDLYGDIALHGRDLIPTLRRLAAEHDARVGLSETQPV, encoded by the coding sequence ATGTCGCTAGAAATCCTTGGAGTCCTGCTCCACCGCAACGCATCGGAGATCAGCCGCGGCGGCGGTCCCGCGTTCGACGTCGACATGATCGAGAAGATGGCCCGCGCCTTCGACGAGAACGACTTCGACCGCGTCCTGATCCTGCAGAACTCCTTCGCGCCCGATCCTTTCGCGATCGCCAACTATGCGGCGGCAGTGACGGAAAAGCTGGCCTTCATGGTCGCCCACCGCCCCGGATTCATCGCGCCGACCATGGCCGCGCGGATGTTCGCGACGCTCGACAACCTCAGCGGCGGCCGCGCCGGGGTCCACGTCATCACCGGCGCCAACGACACCGAACTGGAGTGCGACGGAGACTTCCACACCAAGGAAGAACGCTACCACCGCAGCGCCGAATACGTCGAAATCATGCGCAAGGTGTGGTCCAGCGGCACCCCGGTGGACCATAACGGCACCTACTACCGGTTCAACAAAGCCTTGTCGGAACTCAAGCCAGTGGGCGGCGGCGCGATCCCGGTGTACTGGGGCGGGTCCTCCCCGCTCGCGCTGGAGAAGGGCGCCGAGGTCGCCGACGTCTATGCCATCGGTGGCCTCAAGCCGCTCGACCAGATGGCGAGCACCGTCGCGCAGATCCGCGATGCCTGGGCGCGTACCGGCCGCCCTGTCCGCATCCAGACTTCGGTGCGCGTGATCGTCGGCGAGACTGAGGACGCCGCGTGGAGGGCCGCCGCCGACGTCGTCGAGGCGCTGCGCGAAACCGCGCTCGAACAGCAGCGCAAGATCGCCGGCAGCGACGAGGCGCTGAGCACCGGCATGCGGCTCGATCCCAAGCTGGCCACCACTAAGGGCGGTTCGGGCCGCGAGGAACTTGAGGCGATCGCGGGCGGCAAGGACCTGCTCGACAAGCGGCTGTGGACCGGGATCACCAAGGCGTCAGTCAGCTTCTCGACGCCGATGCTGCCGCCCGCGCTGGTGGGCACCGCCGAGCAGGTCGCCGATGCGATGATGGACTATTACGCGATGGGCATCACCGGCTTCCTGATGCGCGGCTTCGATCTCTACGGCGACATCGCCCTGCATGGCCGGGACCTGATCCCCACGCTGCGCCGCCTAGCCGCCGAGCACGACGCCCGCGTCGGCCTCTCCGAAACCCAGCCCGTCTGA
- a CDS encoding LysR family transcriptional regulator, producing the protein MNIAKLERMIAVYESGSFRKAAKLFGMSQPALTWSIRQLEESLNLSLFIRGPRGIKPTEACERLIVRARLIVSEQNRLLAEVERSSRAQIIELGVHPVMVNAQFSRIVAKFRETDPDVALRIVEGYSSELHERLRQGEIDLAFCANANVDPEDEEFDFDLLVRQFYSVFARPDHRIFDEIASGQPLAPHDWAQVAVPNLAPDQDEAKGLLAMLQHLGMTPAKAAVRSSSISLIRSLVLDGGLLGMLPDDLVAAELEAGTLCRVPDTRVEAPALGLLSVHGSYKSASVRRFASQLRQSYRSDRALTATV; encoded by the coding sequence ATGAACATCGCCAAACTCGAGCGTATGATCGCGGTCTACGAGTCCGGCAGCTTTCGCAAGGCCGCGAAATTGTTCGGAATGTCGCAGCCCGCCTTGACCTGGAGCATCCGCCAGCTCGAGGAAAGCCTCAACCTTTCGCTGTTCATTCGCGGCCCGCGCGGCATCAAGCCGACCGAGGCGTGCGAACGCCTGATCGTGCGCGCCCGCCTGATCGTCAGCGAGCAGAACCGCCTGCTGGCCGAAGTCGAGCGCAGCAGCCGCGCCCAGATCATCGAGCTGGGTGTGCACCCGGTGATGGTGAATGCGCAGTTCTCCCGCATCGTCGCGAAGTTCCGCGAGACCGACCCCGACGTCGCCCTGCGCATCGTCGAGGGCTACAGTTCCGAACTGCATGAGCGGCTGCGGCAGGGCGAGATCGACCTCGCCTTTTGCGCCAACGCAAACGTCGATCCGGAGGACGAGGAGTTCGACTTCGATCTTTTGGTCCGCCAGTTCTACTCGGTCTTCGCGCGACCCGATCACCGCATTTTCGACGAGATCGCTTCCGGTCAGCCGCTCGCCCCGCATGACTGGGCGCAAGTCGCGGTGCCCAATCTTGCGCCCGATCAGGACGAGGCCAAGGGCCTGCTCGCCATGCTCCAGCATCTGGGCATGACGCCTGCCAAGGCGGCGGTTCGCTCCAGTTCGATCAGCCTGATCCGCTCGCTCGTGCTCGACGGCGGGTTGCTGGGCATGCTGCCGGACGACCTCGTCGCGGCCGAGCTGGAGGCCGGGACGCTTTGCCGCGTACCCGACACGCGGGTAGAGGCGCCCGCCCTGGGCCTGCTCAGCGTGCATGGCAGCTACAAGAGCGCATCGGTGCGGCGGTTCGCGTCGCAACTGCGCCAGTCGTACCGGAGCGATCGCGCCCTGACCGCGACAGTATAA